The following are encoded together in the Puntigrus tetrazona isolate hp1 unplaced genomic scaffold, ASM1883169v1 S000000513, whole genome shotgun sequence genome:
- the LOC122334332 gene encoding dTDP-D-glucose 4,6-dehydratase-like isoform X1, whose protein sequence is MRARRRRGEIRLLRVSAAANRRFTVVRRVYGATSDHVAASWSPRNDLLLERKAEFQVKMNGGECRTVLVTGGAGFIGSHLIGALAVRFPLWRIINVDNLRYCSSLKNLTSVENRRTYSFIPGDVCDPFFIKRVFATERIDVVFHCAAETHVENSFLSPARFMRVNAEGTGVLIRAAFEARVKRFVFISTDEVYGDALEQPFDELSPKRPTNPYSASKAAAENIVMSYWMKHKFPVLITRSSNVYGPHQHHEKVIPRFLSLIQQDQKCTIQGSGLQSRHFLYVSDVTDAFLMLMEEGILGEIYNIGSSFEIPIIQLARELVKMKVKGVSEEALDDWMEFVEDRPVTELRYPMRSDKLHRLGWRPRVTWEEGIRRTIQWYEENPNYWPLNSENEEDSPAACDQTPCLITSDNDY, encoded by the exons ATGAGAGCGCGGCGGAGGCGGGGCGAGATTCGGCTCCTACGTGTCAGCGCTGCCGCAAACCGCCGCTTTACTGTCGTGAGGCGTGTTTACGGAGCGACTTCGGATCATGTAGCTGCTTCTTGGAGTCCGAGAAATGATCTGCTGCTTGAAAGAAAAGCGGAGTTCCAGGTGAAGATGAACGGCGGAGAGTGTCGCACGGTGCTGGTGACCGGAGGAGCGGGATTCAT cgGCTCTCATCTGATCGGGGCTCTGGCCGTCAGGTTCCCTCTCTGGAGAATCATCAACGTTGATAAC CTGAGGTACTGCTCCAGTCTGAAGAACCTGACCTCCGTGGAGAACCGCAGAACCTACAGCTTCATCCCG GGCGACGTTTGCGACCCGTTCTTCATAAAGCGTGTGTTTGCGACGGAGAGGATCGATGTAGTGTTTCACTGCGCGGCTGAAACTCATGTCG AGAACTCGTTCCTGAGTCCGGCGCGCTTCATGCGTGTGAACGCTGAAGGAACCGGGGTTCTGATCAGAGCGGCGTTCGAGGCCCGAGTGAAGCGCTTCGTCTTCATCAGCACTGACGAGGTGTACGGAGACGCTCTGGAGCAG CCGTTTGATGAACTGAGCCCAAAGAGACCCACCAATCCGTACTCGGCCTCAAAAGCTGCGGCAGAAAACATTGTGATGTCGTACTGGATGAAGCACAAG TTTCCCGTTCTGATCACGAGAAGCAGCAATGTCTATGGCCCACACCAGCATCACGAGAAG GTCATTCCCAGGTTTCTGTCCCTCATCCAGCAGGATCAGAaatg cactATCCAGGGCTCAGGGCTGCAGTCCAGACACTTCCTCTACGTCAGCGACGTCACAGACGCCTTCCTGATGCTGATGGAGGAGGGCATTCTGGGAGAGATCTACAACATCGGGAGCAGCTTCGAGATTCCCATCATTCAGCTCGCCAGAGAACTGGTGAAGATG AAAGTGAAGGGCGTCTCCGAGGAAGCGCTGGACGACTGGATGGAGTTTGTAGAGGACcg TCCGGTGACGGAGCTCCGGTATCCAATGAGATCAGACAAACTGCACAGACTCGGGTGGAGACCCAGAGTAACCTGGGAGGAAGGAATCAGACGCACCA
- the LOC122334332 gene encoding dTDP-D-glucose 4,6-dehydratase-like isoform X2, whose product MRARRRRGEIRLLRVSAAANRRFTVVRRVYGATSDHVAASWSPRNDLLLERKAEFQVKMNGGECRTVLVTGGAGFIGSHLIGALAVRFPLWRIINVDNGDVCDPFFIKRVFATERIDVVFHCAAETHVENSFLSPARFMRVNAEGTGVLIRAAFEARVKRFVFISTDEVYGDALEQPFDELSPKRPTNPYSASKAAAENIVMSYWMKHKFPVLITRSSNVYGPHQHHEKVIPRFLSLIQQDQKCTIQGSGLQSRHFLYVSDVTDAFLMLMEEGILGEIYNIGSSFEIPIIQLARELVKMKVKGVSEEALDDWMEFVEDRPVTELRYPMRSDKLHRLGWRPRVTWEEGIRRTIQWYEENPNYWPLNSENEEDSPAACDQTPCLITSDNDY is encoded by the exons ATGAGAGCGCGGCGGAGGCGGGGCGAGATTCGGCTCCTACGTGTCAGCGCTGCCGCAAACCGCCGCTTTACTGTCGTGAGGCGTGTTTACGGAGCGACTTCGGATCATGTAGCTGCTTCTTGGAGTCCGAGAAATGATCTGCTGCTTGAAAGAAAAGCGGAGTTCCAGGTGAAGATGAACGGCGGAGAGTGTCGCACGGTGCTGGTGACCGGAGGAGCGGGATTCAT cgGCTCTCATCTGATCGGGGCTCTGGCCGTCAGGTTCCCTCTCTGGAGAATCATCAACGTTGATAAC GGCGACGTTTGCGACCCGTTCTTCATAAAGCGTGTGTTTGCGACGGAGAGGATCGATGTAGTGTTTCACTGCGCGGCTGAAACTCATGTCG AGAACTCGTTCCTGAGTCCGGCGCGCTTCATGCGTGTGAACGCTGAAGGAACCGGGGTTCTGATCAGAGCGGCGTTCGAGGCCCGAGTGAAGCGCTTCGTCTTCATCAGCACTGACGAGGTGTACGGAGACGCTCTGGAGCAG CCGTTTGATGAACTGAGCCCAAAGAGACCCACCAATCCGTACTCGGCCTCAAAAGCTGCGGCAGAAAACATTGTGATGTCGTACTGGATGAAGCACAAG TTTCCCGTTCTGATCACGAGAAGCAGCAATGTCTATGGCCCACACCAGCATCACGAGAAG GTCATTCCCAGGTTTCTGTCCCTCATCCAGCAGGATCAGAaatg cactATCCAGGGCTCAGGGCTGCAGTCCAGACACTTCCTCTACGTCAGCGACGTCACAGACGCCTTCCTGATGCTGATGGAGGAGGGCATTCTGGGAGAGATCTACAACATCGGGAGCAGCTTCGAGATTCCCATCATTCAGCTCGCCAGAGAACTGGTGAAGATG AAAGTGAAGGGCGTCTCCGAGGAAGCGCTGGACGACTGGATGGAGTTTGTAGAGGACcg TCCGGTGACGGAGCTCCGGTATCCAATGAGATCAGACAAACTGCACAGACTCGGGTGGAGACCCAGAGTAACCTGGGAGGAAGGAATCAGACGCACCA